TCGAGCGCTTTGCTCAACAGCATAATCTCAAGATAGTCAGCCTGTCTCGGCTCATGACCTATCGTCTGCGTACCGAGACCTTAGTGCACCGCGTATCCGAAGGAGACATTGTCAGCCCGCATGGCGGGAAGCTTCATGCCATTGTGTATCGCACTGATGTCGATAGTCACGAACATATGGCCCTAGTAAAAGGGAGAATTAGTTCGCGAGAAACGACGACGGTCAGGGTGCACTCACAGTGCCTGACTGGCGACGTGTTTGGCTCAGAGCGTTGCGATTGTGGGGATCAACTCCGTCAAGCCATGCAAACGATAGCTGACGAAGGGAAGGGCGTTATCATCTACATGCGCCAGGAAGGCCGAGGTATTGGACTGGCGAACAAGATTCGCGCCTACGCTCTGCAAGATCAGGGGTTTGATACGGTCGAAGCGAATCTACGTCTTGGGTTCAAAGAAGACTTACGCGACTACGGCATTGGCGCGCAAATCCTCCGCGATCTTCGTGTCGCACGAGTCCGCTTGCTGACGAACAATCCGCAGAAAATTACCGGACTCGAAGGATATGGGGTGAAAGTGGTTGAACGACGGCCGATCGAGACTCCACCTCACGCAGGCAACATTCACTATCTACGAGTGAAGAAAGAGAAGCTTGGTCATCTGTTGACGGAACTGAAGCCGGTACTGTAAGGAGAGGAATGCATGGCGCGCGTGATTCGGGGCAAGATGGATGCAACAGGACTGCGTTTTGGTCTTGTCGTGTCGCAGTTTAACAGTTTAGTGACCGAGCGCTTACAAGCAGGTGCGATCGATACACTAACTCGCCACGGTGTGAAAGACGACGATATTGATGTTGTCCTCGTTCCCGGTGGTTTTGATATCCCGCTGTTTGCGAAGAAAATGGCTGCGAGTGGTCGTTATCATGCGTTGATCTGTCTAGGCGCAATTATTCGCGGAGAAACGCCGCATTTTGATTATATCGCTTCGGCAATGACCCAGGGAGTGAAAGAAATCATGCTCACTCACGGGTTACCAGTGACCTTCGGTGTCTTAACGACAGAGTCAGTTGACCAAGCGCTTGACCGTGCTGGTGCAAAGCTCGGTAACAAAGGATCTGAAGCCGCAATCGCTGCGATTGAGATGGTGAATGCATTGAAGGAATTGGAAAAAAAAGCGTAAAACGTAATACGTAAAACGTAAAAGGGAAGAGGAAGTGTTTACGTTTGACGTTTCACGTTTTAGCTGTGAGATACCGTATGTCTACCTCTCGTCGCCAAGCCCGTGAATTTGCCCTACAAGTGCTGTATCAGGTTGACCTCAGTGGGCTCACTCCTAAGCAAGCACTCGCAATGTTTTGGCAAAACTTCGAGCCCAAAGCCGCTCCGCAAGACTTCACCAACGAGTTGGTCGAAGGCGCGTGGAAAGAGCGAGATCGTATTGACAAGATGATCGCCAACGTTGCCGAAAATTGGCGCTTGGGGCGACTACCGCGCGTTGACCTGAACCTGCTCCGCTTGGGAGTGTATGAATTGCTGTCGTATCCACAATTAGCGCCGGGGGTGACCATCAACGAAGCCATCGAGATTGCTCGACTCTACTGTGGAGACGAGGCTCCGACGTTCATCAACGGTGTTCTCGACCGTGTTGCGGTGATGATTGGTAAGAAAGTGCAAGCGCATGAGTCAAGTGAATAAATCTAGTACTCACGAGCACGAAGCGAAATCGAACCCAGAACGGGTCCGCTATCGGCCAGCAGAAATCGAGCCGAAATGGCAACGCTATTGGCTCGAAAACAAGACCTTCCGCGTGGTTGAAGACCCGACAAAACAGAAGTACTACATCCTTGATATGTTTCCCTATCCGAGTGGTGCGGGCCTGCACGTCGGACACCCGGAAGGATACACCGCGACCGATATCCTCGCGCGCTACAAGCGCATGCGCGGGTTCAATGTCTTGCATCCTATGGGATGGGACGCTTTTGGCTTACCAGCTGAGCAGTATGCGATTGAAACTGGCACTCATCCGCGTGACACCACCGCTCGCAATATCAATACTTTTCGCAAGCAAATCCAATCCCTGGGCTTTTCCTATGACTGGGATCGAGAAATCTCTACTTGTGATCCTGAGTATTACAAATGGACGCAGTGGATCTTTCTCAAGCTGTATGAGCGCGGCCTTGCCTACATGGCTGATGTGCCGGTGAACTGGTGTCCAGCGCTGGGAACTGTCCTCGCCAATGAAGAAGTTGTTGATGGCAAAAGTGAGCGTGGCGGCCACGAAGTGATTCGTCGTCCCATGCGTCAATGGATGTTGCGCATCACTTCGTACGCTGAACGGTTACTGGCTGGGCTTGAGCATGTCGACTGGCCGGAAAGTGTCAAAGACATGCAGCGCAATTGGATTGGACGCAGCGAAGGGGCGCGCATTCGTTTCCCGCTGTGCTCTGCGGATGGCACGAAATTTCCTGAAGCCGATGCGTACTTTGATGTGTTCACGACCCGTCCCGACACACTCTTTGGTGCGACCTATTGTGTGCTGGCGCCCGAGCATTCGCTGGTTGATCGGGTAACAACGCCCTCACAACGTGTCGCGGTTGAAGCCTATCGCCAGGAAGCTGCACGCAAGTCTGACCTTGCACGTACGGATTTGGTCAAAGAAAAAACTGGTGTGAACACCGGAGGTTTTGCCCTCAACCCGGTGACCGGCAAGCCCATTCCCATTTGGGTTGCTGACTATGTGCTGATTACCTACGGCACTGGTGCGATTATGGCTGTGCCCGGTGGTGACCAGCGTGATTGGGAGTTCGCTCGGCGTTTTGACATCCCTATTGTCGAAGTTGTGCACGGCGGTGATATCGCCAAGGAAGCGTACATTGGTGATGGTCTACATGTGAACTCTGGATTCCTCGACGGTTTGAATGTCGTCGACGCGAAAAAGAAGATGAACGCGTGGCTCGAAGAGCATGGATGCGGGGAAGGGACGGTCACCTACAAGTTGCGCGATTGGCTCTTTAGTCGGCAGCGCTACTGGGGAGAACCGTTTCCAGTCATTCATATCGATGGCCAGCCTCAGCCTCTGAGTCTCAATGATGTGCCAGTGTTGCTGCCAGACGTGGAAAGTTTCAAACCGACGGGTACTGGTGATCCACCCTTGGCTGCGGTGAAACAGTGGGTTGAGATCACTGACCAAAAGACCGGGAAACCTGTCAAACGTGAAACCAACACTATGCCCCAATGGGCGGGGAGTTGTTGGTATTTCTTGCGCTTTGTCGATCCCCGTAACGACCAACATCCCTGGGATCCGGAAAAAGAACGTTACTGGATGCCGGTTGACCTCTATGTCGGTGGTGTCGAACATGCCGTACTTCACTTGTTGTACTCACGTTTTTGGCACCAGGTGTTATATGACTGTGGGCTCGTTTCTACGCCTGAGCCGTTTCAAAAACTGGTCAATCAAGGGATGATCCTTGGCTACAGTTATCGCTATTATGAAGACACGAACAGGAAGCGTTATGCGTACCATGCGGTACAACGCATAGCGCAGCCTGGGAACGAAGAGCCAGACTACGTCGTGGCAGGGAATCCGTCAGCGCAATTGACCGTGCACTACGTGCCCGTCGAGAAAGTCGTGTGGGACAACGACAAACCGTACCATCCAGATGAACCAGAATTAGAACTCGAACCACAACAAGACAAGATGTCGAAGTCGCGTGGGAATGTAGTCAACCCAGATTCCGTTATTGCTGAATATGGTGCCGATGCCTTGCGCTGCTACGAAATGTTCATGGGGCCACTCGAACAAGTGAAGCCCTGGAATACACGATCGGTTGCAGGGGTTGCGCGTTTCTTATCACGGGCGTGGTCACTCGTCGTGAGTGATGGCGGAGAAGTACGATCGCACATCGTGCAGACATCACCCGATCCTCAAGAGAGCCTCACCCGTGAGTATCATAAACGAGTGAAGAAAGTGACCGATGATCTTGAGGGCATGCGCTTTAACACCGCGCTCAGCGCTTTGATGGAGTTCTCGAACGAAGCACATAAAGCTGACCAATTGCCACGTCCTCTGGTTGAAGGGTTTGTTTTGTTGCTGTCACCGTTCGCACCACACTTAGCCGAAGAGTTGTGGCAGCGGCTTGGTCATGAGAAAACGCTCGCCTATGAGTCCTGGCCAACCTACGATCCCGAACTGGTCCGAGACGCGACAGTCACCGTTCCGGTACAGATCAATGGGAAGGTTCGTGCCACGATTGAAGTTGAGGCTGGTGCTGATCAGGCAGCGATCTTGAACATTGCGCGGGCGCATGAAAAAGTTCAGTCCTACCTCAGCGGAAAAACGGTTCGTCGCGAAGTCGTTGTCCCTGGGCGACTCGTCAATTTTGTCATAGCGTAGCGGCAGCTGTGAAGTTTACGGTCGAGGAGGGTGCTAGGTGCTAGGCATTAGGTGTTGGGGAGGTCTGAGGTTCAAGGCTCACAAAAAGGCTTCAGGCTTCAGGCTTCAGGCTTTAGGGAAAAATCGAAAAATCCCTCTAACCTATGGTCTACAGCCTATAGCCTGTTTTTCTTCCCTGCCTGCCCGTTCGCCCATTCTCCCGTTTGCCCTTGCTCTTCTTGTTTTCCTGTTCGCTGGCTGTGGTTACCATTTCTCTGGTGGTGGAACGCTGCCACAAGGCGTACAAAAAATTCGCTTAGCGGAAATTGAGAATGAGACACTCGAAGTTGGGACAGAGAAACAGTTGCAGTGGGCGCTCGAACAAGAATTTCGCAAGCGTGGCAGTTCAATTGTCAATGAAGACGGCGATGGCATTCTGCATGTGACGATGCGACAGATGGATCTACGTCCGTTGTCCTTTGATCGCCGCGATCAAGTCTTAGAGTATGAAGTGATCCTGCTCCTCGATGTTCAGTTGACACACCGAGAAACCGGTAAAATACTGTGGCAAGCGAACAACATGCGGGTCTCAACTGACTATGACGCGATCCCGCAAGTCGTAGTGCCAACGTCACCGCAGTTTTTTGTTGGCAATCTCAACGCTGAGGATTTGCAAGGACTGACAGATATCCAGTTTTCCGAAGCCCAACGACGGCGTGCAGTGGAACATCTCTTCTCTGCCGCGGCGCGACAGATGTATTTACGGTTGAGCGAGAACTTTTGACAAAAGGCGAGAATGGAGGGGTTGGGAGGCAAGTGCGTACCTTGTTCCTCGCGGACAACCCCCACTCTCTAGGAATTAGGGGCGGCTGGGGATTGAGCTGCAGTCTTGCTGCGATGTACTAAGCGAGATAAGCGGGCAACACGCCGAGCCGCAGTATTCGGATGAAGAACTCTTTTTCGTCCTGCTTTGTGGATAGCGCTGATCGCCTCGCGTAACTGTTCTTCTGTTGCATTAGCGTCCGTGCCTGCCGCAGAGGAGATAACTTTCTTGATCAAAGTTTTTACTCGGGATTTCGTTGCTTGATTACGCGCCTGTCGCTGCAGACTTTGACGATGTCGTTTTTCTTCTGACGAAGCCACTCTTTCGTACTCCTTTCTTAATACCTACAAACCTGAGCCCCCGAACCCTAGCACGAGGATACACCCCAATCAATGTCGGCACCTCCTCCCACGACACCCGAAGAACGACAGATTGTTAAAGCAGCTGGACAGATCGGGTTTTACACACTTCTGAGCCGAATCACCGGACTTTTTCGTGACATTGCTATCGGTGCAGTGTTTGGAGCGGGATTTGTGACGGATACGTTCTTTACGGCCTTCCGTATTCCCAACATGTTGCGACGAGTCGTGGGAGAGGGGGCTTCAGCTGCTGCACTCGTACCTGTCATCACGGAATATCGAGAACGCCGTACGCAAAATGAAACCATCGCGATGATTCGGTCGCTACTGGGTATAGGAATGTTGTTGCTTTTTGTCTTGTCTGCTGCAGGCGTCATTTGGGCGACACCCATCGCTTCGTTTCTGGTGCCTGGCTTCTCCCCGGAAAAGCTTACCCTGACGGCGCATCAGTTGCGCATCATGTTTCCGTGCCTCTTCTTTATTGGCCTGTCGGCGATCGCAATGGGCGTCCTGCACGCCTATCTCCATTTTGCTGCACCGGCATTTGCACCTATTTTCTTGAATATTTCCATGATCTCGGCCACGCTCTTTGTCGGCTGGTTTTCTCCTGCAGAAGTGCGAGCGCCAATCCTGATTTTGGCTGGAGCCGTCGTCATTGGAGGGCTCGCTCAGCTTCTGTGGCATGTTCCGGTACTGCAACACTTGAATGTGTTGGTGACTCCAGAGTGGAATCCTCGACATCCAGCAATTCGCCAGATCGGTCGATTGCTTGTGCCGGTCTTGTTCAGCTCTCTGCTGTATCAAGTGTCGCTGATAGTAAAAAATTTGCTCGCGTCATTGTTGAGTGAAGGCAGTGTGTCTGCCTTGTGGTATGCCACGCGTGTGTTTGACTTCCCGCAGGGGATTTTTGTGCTCGCGTTAAGTTCTGCCGCGTTGCCGAGCTTAGCTGCACAGACCCAGCGCGGCGATCTTGTGGGAGTGAGAGACAGCTTAGGATTTGCAATGCGATTAATCAATTTCGTTGTCCTTCCCGCGGCTGTCGGTTTGACGGTCCTTTCTCTCCCAATTTGCGTGGTGTTGTTTTTTCATGGCGCCTTTACCGAAGAGGCGGTACGAGATACCGCCCAAGCATTGAGGTGGATGGTGCTTGGGCTCTGGTCGGTAGCAGCAGCGCGCTTGTTAACGTCTTGTCTATACGCGTTGCAAGATACGCGGACGCCATTAGTTGCTGCAGTGTTAGCCTTTGTCACCAGCATCTTTTTTGGTGTCATGTTCATGGGGCACATTGTCGCCGCAGAAAATTCAGGAAGAGTTGTCCAGTTTTTTGCTGCTTTGAGTGATTGGATTACGATCCGGAACTTAGAAGCAGGCGGCCTTGCACTCTCGGCGTCATTGGCTGCCACCGTCAATGTTCTTTTATTAGGCGCAATCCTTTTGCGCCGCCTCGACGGCTTTCCTTGGGTTCCGTGGTTACATTCACTTGCCTGGAGCATTTTGGGGGCAGTGGTGATGATTGGGCCAGTGTGGTGGATTCAGCAGCAGATTGATTGGTTTGATCGTTCGGTGCCGTATCTGCTGCGTGTTGGTGTACTGCTATCTGCCATAGTGGCTGGCATCGTTAGCTTCACGCTTGTTGCCTGGTGGGGTGGCAAAACTGAATTTGCCGCATTGTTGAAAATGTTACCCGATCGCCTGCTTCGCCGCGTGCCACAATTCCTCAAAGCGAGTAATTGAAGTGCGGTGAATGTCCTCACCATGCTGTTCGAGTTGCGCTTCGATGTAGCGAAACCGTTCATTAAAGCGTTTCCCAGCTTTGCGTAGCGCGGTTTCGGAATCGATATTGAGATGGCGCGCGAGGCTCGTCAGGGCAAAAAGCAAATCACCCAATTCATGCTCTTGGTGTTCTGTCGTTTGGTCAGCGAGTGTTGCGGCTAATTCCTGCGTTTCTTCTTCGACTTTCTTGAAGACCTCCGTGGCTGAAGTCCAATCAAAGCCGACACGTGCCGCTTTCTCGCCGAGGCGTTGGGCTTGAATTAACGCAGGGGCACCGGCAGGGACTCCTGCCAAGATCGAGCGGTCCGCTTTTCCCACCTTTTCTTGTGCCTTTATTTTGACCCAATTTTGTACGACTTCGTCTGCATCTTTTACTTTGACATCTCCAAACACATGCGGATGGCGACGTTCGAGCTTGTCGGCGATTGCCTGGGCGACGTCCTCAATGGTGAACGTGCCGCTCTCGGTCATGAGTTGAGCGTGGAAAACAATTTGTAACAACAAGTCACCAAGCTCCTCTTTGAAGGCGGGGAGGTCCTTGGCTTCGAGAGCTTCGAGCACTTCGTAGGTTTCTTCGACGAGATACGGCTTCAGGGAATCTGGCGTCTGCTCACGATCCCACGGGCAGCCTTCAGGGCTGCGCAGCGTAGCCATGATTTCGACGAGACGGGCGAATTGGGGATACATAGTATGAGTCATAAAAAGAGGAATGAAATGCCTTAGAGATTCCGGAACTCCTCTTCTGTCAGCCCGGCTTGTTTAAGGATTTTCCGAAAAGTTCCAGTGGGTAAAGTTGCGGTATGCATCGCGAGGTATGTCTGTCGACCATAAAGTCAGCGCGCTGTAGCCTCGTCAAAACTTCACGGGGTGAGTACGGCATCTGGGATCTCTATATGTCCGATCAGTGCTGTTGTGTCGCTTGGGATCGATTCTCCGGGTGCATGTTTTTCAGTGATCCAGGCCTCGACAAGCTCACGAGCGGCAGAGAGCGTTCCTTCGACGCCTTGGCCGTGAGTTGTCAGATCAAGAGTGGGAACATGGGCATAGTAGTAACCCTGAAACCCAGGGTCTTGTATCGGTTCTAGCAGAACGGAATAGCGCATGGCCGTACTCCTTCGCGGCTTTCACTCTACACTGCCCAATCTTACTTGAAAACTCTTACCGGCTTGCCATCAAGGAACGCACGGATGTCCTCGACAATATGTTGGAAGAAGATTGCATAGGTCTCTTTGGTGACGTAACCGATGTGTGGGGTAATGACTGTGTTGTCCAAGCGTCGTAACGGATGATCTGGCAAGAGGGGTTCGAGATCGAATACATCCAACCCTGCTCCAGCGATCCGTCTCTGCTGTAGGACATCAATCAATGCCTTCTCTTCGACAATCGGACCGCGTGAGGTGTTGATCAAATAGGCTGTGGGTTTCATCAGTCCCAGTTCTCGTGCGGTGAGAAGGTTGCGCGTGCGATCACTCAGCACGAGGTGAATACTGACAATATCTGAGCGTGCCAGTAGTTCATCTTTAGTCACCAACTCAACGCCGAATTGGGCTGCGCGCTCGGCTGTAAGGTTTTGACTCCAAGCCACGACCTGCATCTGAAAAGCTTTGCCGATTGTAGAAACTTGTGAGCCAAGATTGCCCAAGCCAACCACTCCCAGTGTTTTGCCATTGACGCCGAGACCCATACTGACTTGCCACTGCCCATCACGCACGGCTTTGTCTTCACGGGGAATGTGCCGCAGTAACGCGAGAATCAGGCCCCACGTCAGCTCTGCTGTTGGATACACGATCCCGCCACTACCACAAACAGTGATGCCCAGCGCTGTCGCCGCAGCAACATCTATCGCTGCGTTTCGCATACCGGTAGTGACCAGTAGTTTCAATTTTGGCAGTCGTTCCAAGAGAGAACGTGGAAATGGTGTCCGTTCGCGCATGGATACGACAATCGGAAAATCTTTGAGTCGTTCGACAATGGCATCCTGATCGTACAAGTGGTCTCTGAAGACCGTTGTTTCCGTATCGGCTGCAATTGGACTCCAGTCGGTCATCTGCAACGCGACATCTTGATAGTCGTCGAGAACGGCGACGCGCGTTTTTGCCATGAGTTCCCCCTTTTTGTAGGGTGCGCACAGCGCACCAGTTGTCTGCTTTTTACTCCAGGGTTGTGACGAAAGCAGAGGCCTGAATGAATGGATCATTGGTGATCAGAGGCCGACTGAGAGATCGTGTCGTAGCCGCAATCAATCGGTCATGGAGTTCAGGAATGTCAGTAATCTCAGCTGCTGATCGAAGGATAGCGAGATTCAAGGGCATCTCGCAACAACTTGGAAACCGTGCCAGATAATCCTGGACTGAATGAATTGAAGTGTTGATTCGTTGTTTCTCAGAAAGGTAAAGAATCTCTGCAAGCACTATCGCGGGGATTTGGATGATTGCCGCAGCGTTCTCCATTGCTTCAAAAGTCGCCTTTGCTTTCAATCCCAGACGACGTTGTTCGAGGCGGAGGATCAACCCCATCGTGTCGGTCACGAATTCATTCGCGGGGGTAGCGCTGCTCATAGTCGGCGAATTCTTGCTCTAAGTGGGTTTCTTCATCACGACTCAATTGCTTCAAGTCTTGCCCTAAAAGACCAAGTTGACGCTCTTCTGCAAAAACTTGAGGATGGAGTGCTCGTTGACGCGCGAAATAAACAAAGTCGACGATTTCAGCGAGAGTCTCGTCCGGTAATCCTTTGATCCCGTAGATAATCAGTTCCTCATAATTCTGCACGCCCATTACTCTTTCCTCCATAAGGATAGTGTTGGGATAAAGGAAATCTACTCCTCAAGCAAATAGGCAGATGAAAAGATTGAGGAGAGAAAGAAAGGCGCAGCATGCTGCGCCTTCTCAAGTTCTTCTACGCGGCTTGCTGCGCTTTTTGCTTGAGCAGCTTGGCGACAACTTGCTCGACCACTTGATCCGCAAGTACACGGACTTCTTCTGGTGTTTTCGGCTGAATCGGATGCGGGACAAAGATCGGTTCGTACTGTGACAGCCCTAATGCCGAACACTGGGCGTGGGCGGCGCCGATGAATTCTGTAGTGGCGATGTTGGCGGTCGGGATGCCGTTTTCTTCGAGTTTGACTACATCGTGCGAACTGCACGAAATGCAGGCCCCTCAATCGCTGAGGGCTTCAATCACCGCGTCGCATTTCTCTCGTAGTTCTGCATGTAGTTGTTCTGACGCTAAGCGTCCTGGCGAGACTTTCTTCCGTCGTAGGACTTCTTTGACGCCATAACGAGTACGAAGCATTTCTTCGATACGGTCGAGAAAATGCACGCCCTTGGCTTTGTTAATATCGAGCAGCCCGATGGTTGTCCCATCGAGCGTATCGAGTCGTGGCGCAAACACTTTCTGTCCGCGATCCACTTTCTCGGTGGGATCGAGCAAGATGTCACTCATAACGATACCTCCTTCTGTATTACGCTCGGACTACTTTTGTTGTGATCTGACTCCCCCCAGCACCACGAGCTAAACTTGCCACGGCAGCAGAAAA
This Deltaproteobacteria bacterium DNA region includes the following protein-coding sequences:
- the nusB gene encoding transcription antitermination factor NusB, with protein sequence MSTSRRQAREFALQVLYQVDLSGLTPKQALAMFWQNFEPKAAPQDFTNELVEGAWKERDRIDKMIANVAENWRLGRLPRVDLNLLRLGVYELLSYPQLAPGVTINEAIEIARLYCGDEAPTFINGVLDRVAVMIGKKVQAHESSE
- a CDS encoding D-2-hydroxyacid dehydrogenase family protein, with protein sequence MAKTRVAVLDDYQDVALQMTDWSPIAADTETTVFRDHLYDQDAIVERLKDFPIVVSMRERTPFPRSLLERLPKLKLLVTTGMRNAAIDVAAATALGITVCGSGGIVYPTAELTWGLILALLRHIPREDKAVRDGQWQVSMGLGVNGKTLGVVGLGNLGSQVSTIGKAFQMQVVAWSQNLTAERAAQFGVELVTKDELLARSDIVSIHLVLSDRTRNLLTARELGLMKPTAYLINTSRGPIVEEKALIDVLQQRRIAGAGLDVFDLEPLLPDHPLRRLDNTVITPHIGYVTKETYAIFFQHIVEDIRAFLDGKPVRVFK
- the murJ gene encoding murein biosynthesis integral membrane protein MurJ, which encodes MSAPPPTTPEERQIVKAAGQIGFYTLLSRITGLFRDIAIGAVFGAGFVTDTFFTAFRIPNMLRRVVGEGASAAALVPVITEYRERRTQNETIAMIRSLLGIGMLLLFVLSAAGVIWATPIASFLVPGFSPEKLTLTAHQLRIMFPCLFFIGLSAIAMGVLHAYLHFAAPAFAPIFLNISMISATLFVGWFSPAEVRAPILILAGAVVIGGLAQLLWHVPVLQHLNVLVTPEWNPRHPAIRQIGRLLVPVLFSSLLYQVSLIVKNLLASLLSEGSVSALWYATRVFDFPQGIFVLALSSAALPSLAAQTQRGDLVGVRDSLGFAMRLINFVVLPAAVGLTVLSLPICVVLFFHGAFTEEAVRDTAQALRWMVLGLWSVAAARLLTSCLYALQDTRTPLVAAVLAFVTSIFFGVMFMGHIVAAENSGRVVQFFAALSDWITIRNLEAGGLALSASLAATVNVLLLGAILLRRLDGFPWVPWLHSLAWSILGAVVMIGPVWWIQQQIDWFDRSVPYLLRVGVLLSAIVAGIVSFTLVAWWGGKTEFAALLKMLPDRLLRRVPQFLKASN
- the ribA gene encoding GTP cyclohydrolase II, with the protein product MAISTVPVEETLADLRDKKMIVLVDEENEKGEADVCVAAEHVTPQTINFMATHARGLIYLVLTEEKIRELGIPLLGNGRPNPQKRVFGAAIEARRGVTTGISAYDRALTITVAAKDGAGPDDIVMPGHIHPVVAHRGGVLARFGLPEGAMDLAHLAGCRPVAVLCTILREDGGLAQGEDVERFAQQHNLKIVSLSRLMTYRLRTETLVHRVSEGDIVSPHGGKLHAIVYRTDVDSHEHMALVKGRISSRETTTVRVHSQCLTGDVFGSERCDCGDQLRQAMQTIADEGKGVIIYMRQEGRGIGLANKIRAYALQDQGFDTVEANLRLGFKEDLRDYGIGAQILRDLRVARVRLLTNNPQKITGLEGYGVKVVERRPIETPPHAGNIHYLRVKKEKLGHLLTELKPVL
- a CDS encoding type II toxin-antitoxin system HicB family antitoxin, whose translation is MRYSVLLEPIQDPGFQGYYYAHVPTLDLTTHGQGVEGTLSAARELVEAWITEKHAPGESIPSDTTALIGHIEIPDAVLTP
- the rpsT gene encoding 30S ribosomal protein S20; amino-acid sequence: MASSEEKRHRQSLQRQARNQATKSRVKTLIKKVISSAAGTDANATEEQLREAISAIHKAGRKRVLHPNTAARRVARLSRLVHRSKTAAQSPAAPNS
- the mazG gene encoding nucleoside triphosphate pyrophosphohydrolase, with protein sequence MTHTMYPQFARLVEIMATLRSPEGCPWDREQTPDSLKPYLVEETYEVLEALEAKDLPAFKEELGDLLLQIVFHAQLMTESGTFTIEDVAQAIADKLERRHPHVFGDVKVKDADEVVQNWVKIKAQEKVGKADRSILAGVPAGAPALIQAQRLGEKAARVGFDWTSATEVFKKVEEETQELAATLADQTTEHQEHELGDLLFALTSLARHLNIDSETALRKAGKRFNERFRYIEAQLEQHGEDIHRTSITRFEELWHAAKQAIG
- a CDS encoding type II toxin-antitoxin system VapC family toxin gives rise to the protein MSSATPANEFVTDTMGLILRLEQRRLGLKAKATFEAMENAAAIIQIPAIVLAEILYLSEKQRINTSIHSVQDYLARFPSCCEMPLNLAILRSAAEITDIPELHDRLIAATTRSLSRPLITNDPFIQASAFVTTLE
- a CDS encoding leucine--tRNA ligase, translating into MSQVNKSSTHEHEAKSNPERVRYRPAEIEPKWQRYWLENKTFRVVEDPTKQKYYILDMFPYPSGAGLHVGHPEGYTATDILARYKRMRGFNVLHPMGWDAFGLPAEQYAIETGTHPRDTTARNINTFRKQIQSLGFSYDWDREISTCDPEYYKWTQWIFLKLYERGLAYMADVPVNWCPALGTVLANEEVVDGKSERGGHEVIRRPMRQWMLRITSYAERLLAGLEHVDWPESVKDMQRNWIGRSEGARIRFPLCSADGTKFPEADAYFDVFTTRPDTLFGATYCVLAPEHSLVDRVTTPSQRVAVEAYRQEAARKSDLARTDLVKEKTGVNTGGFALNPVTGKPIPIWVADYVLITYGTGAIMAVPGGDQRDWEFARRFDIPIVEVVHGGDIAKEAYIGDGLHVNSGFLDGLNVVDAKKKMNAWLEEHGCGEGTVTYKLRDWLFSRQRYWGEPFPVIHIDGQPQPLSLNDVPVLLPDVESFKPTGTGDPPLAAVKQWVEITDQKTGKPVKRETNTMPQWAGSCWYFLRFVDPRNDQHPWDPEKERYWMPVDLYVGGVEHAVLHLLYSRFWHQVLYDCGLVSTPEPFQKLVNQGMILGYSYRYYEDTNRKRYAYHAVQRIAQPGNEEPDYVVAGNPSAQLTVHYVPVEKVVWDNDKPYHPDEPELELEPQQDKMSKSRGNVVNPDSVIAEYGADALRCYEMFMGPLEQVKPWNTRSVAGVARFLSRAWSLVVSDGGEVRSHIVQTSPDPQESLTREYHKRVKKVTDDLEGMRFNTALSALMEFSNEAHKADQLPRPLVEGFVLLLSPFAPHLAEELWQRLGHEKTLAYESWPTYDPELVRDATVTVPVQINGKVRATIEVEAGADQAAILNIARAHEKVQSYLSGKTVRREVVVPGRLVNFVIA
- a CDS encoding 6,7-dimethyl-8-ribityllumazine synthase, with protein sequence MARVIRGKMDATGLRFGLVVSQFNSLVTERLQAGAIDTLTRHGVKDDDIDVVLVPGGFDIPLFAKKMAASGRYHALICLGAIIRGETPHFDYIASAMTQGVKEIMLTHGLPVTFGVLTTESVDQALDRAGAKLGNKGSEAAIAAIEMVNALKELEKKA